gagtaaactatggagacaaattgaagtgtgatttattttcgcggaacggatgtacaggactgagcggcggtcatattttgtactgctatgcggtacatctagttaatattGTTAGAACGTTTGAAGGCACTATCTACCATTCTGATGTGCAtttatagaaaaataaataaataagtgtgtgtgtgtgtatgcatgcgtgtaagtaagtgtgtgtgtgtgatagagagagtgaaatgaGGAAGTACAAATGACGTCAGCAGAACACTAATAACCCTCCCGTTTTCTTTTAAAGCCGCATTCTCAGTTCCTCTAAAGTTTCACTGAAGTCACGGACAAAGAGATATCAACTGGGGTAAATAAGAACCCATCATGCTTATTTCAATTGATATGAATGAACAAGCGAAAAGCGTATTACAGAGTTgagatgatgattatgatgatgatgattatgataggcctaatacaaggatacaaggatacaaggaagtttattgtcacatgcatatagttactggaagtaagaaatgcagtgaaattatgtctggtgtcagcctatttgtgcattaatagggggggtaaaaagtgcagttgATGAGTGCctaatgatgattatgatgatgaggGTGATATGTGAATGAAACTCTGAGTCCATTAGTCATTCAATAGACTCCTCTAAAATGCATGAACATCCTGGTAGGTTTTCACTATGCACAAGAAAATGCACAGAATCAGATGCATCATTCTGCTGTTATACACACTGGGTATGTATATCATATTGTAACACTGATATCTTGCTTGGGTTGTTTTACCatcttatgtttgtgtgagtgtgaatatgTTTAATACAGTTGTTCCTGAAAGGGGTAACAAGTTGTGATTGACATTACAGACACAgacttcatttgtgtgtgtgtgtgtgtgtgtgtgtgagagagagagagagtgtctgtgtgtgagtgtttatgtgtgtgtgtgggtgagctaGTCagtgagtgatgaagagagagtgtgcatccatgatgagtgtgtttgtgtttcaggtATTCATGCCCAACCACCCCTCACTGTGACCTACTCTCCTCAGAACATCTGTGCTCTCACAGGCTCCTCAGTGCTCCTTACCTGCAGTTACACACTTCCACAAAACTACTATTTTGGAGCAGGATATTGGTACAAAACTGATGGTCAGAAACATGTGACGCTTGTGAAAGCATCTGAAACTCGTGTTAAATATGACTACAACTCCCCTGAATGTAGTGTGATGATAAATAATCTGATTCCTAGCGACTCTGGTGTATATGAGTACAGAATTATGGCACCATCTTTCACATACCTACAAGGCAAATATGGAGTTACTCTCTCTGTTACAGGTAAATA
This window of the Alosa alosa isolate M-15738 ecotype Scorff River unplaced genomic scaffold, AALO_Geno_1.1 AALO_1.0_unplaced_700, whole genome shotgun sequence genome carries:
- the LOC125290571 gene encoding signal-regulatory protein beta-1-like, whose amino-acid sequence is MHKKMHRIRCIILLLYTLGIHAQPPLTVTYSPQNICALTGSSVLLTCSYTLPQNYYFGAGYWYKTDGQKHVTLVKASETRVKYDYNSPECSVMINNLIPSDSGVYEYRIMAPSFTYLQGKYGVTLSVTDLHVLLTAGTVTEGGNVTLTCDTNCKQKADITFIWYKNTQPTRHRAINNTLHLNPMHHGTIAVLVDHHGEIVLGESVNLTCRSDANPIG